Proteins found in one Oryza glaberrima chromosome 4, OglaRS2, whole genome shotgun sequence genomic segment:
- the LOC127770415 gene encoding uncharacterized protein LOC127770415 — protein MATSPSPSPPLSVDLQHIYGTIVILLTHTLHFPFHSFPNQLLQPHLHQPFKLCSPKLSKRYYHQSMAQLRRCIAIALLFLLAATFVASCVDGARTMQASYINRTPSTAPTAMMRSGRLFGYLPRAKLIPPSGPSERHNAIGPENGDGDELISKP, from the coding sequence ATGGCGACTTCACCTTCACCTTCGCCTCCTCTCTCTGTAGACTTGCAGCATATATATGGCACCATTGTCATCTTGCTCACGCATACTCTGCACTTCCCCTTCCATTCCTTCCCAAACCAGCTCTTGCAACCTCATCTGCATCAGCCTTTCAAACTGTGCAGTCCCAAACTATCAAAAAGATACTATCATCAATCAATGGCTCAGCTGCGCAGATGCATAGCCATCgcgctcctcttcctcctcgccgccacatTCGTCGCAAGCTGCGTCGACGGTGCAAGAACCATGCaggcgagctacatcaacaGGACGCCTtccacggcgccgacggcgatgaTGAGGTCGGGGAGGCTCTTCGGCTACCTGCCGCGGGCCAAGCTGATCCCGCCGTCCGGCCCGTCGGAGCGGCACAACGCCATTGGACCGGAGAATGGTGATGGGGATGAGCTGATCAGCAAGCCATGA